A genomic stretch from Gammaproteobacteria bacterium includes:
- a CDS encoding deoxyguanosinetriphosphate triphosphohydrolase, which translates to MGGTARLAAYAAHSEQSRGRRYPEPSPTYRNEFDRDRDRIIHSTAFRRLMYKTQVFVYDEGDHYRTRLTHSLEVAQVARSVARVLSLSEPLTEAIALAHDLGHTPFGHAGQEALNAVMAPFGGFEHNLQSLRVVDLLEERYADFPGLNLTFEAREGILKHCSLKNARELGDVGQRFIERTQPSLEAQLVDVADLIAYNNHDVDDGLRSGLITLDELRGISLFHEHSGTVLKAHPDLPLRRLIHETVRRMMNALITDLIAESRRRIADAAPGSIDDVRTAGKVLIGFSPDMEQRSTELHRFLRKCLYEHARVKEMTDSAARMVQGLFKAYFEDISCMPAEFTARAEQEEKGKGPSGRARIVADYIAGMTDRFATREYQRHLAAQD; encoded by the coding sequence ATGGGCGGCACGGCTAGATTAGCTGCCTACGCCGCCCATTCAGAACAGTCCCGCGGCCGCCGCTACCCCGAACCCTCCCCCACCTACCGCAACGAGTTCGACCGGGACCGGGACCGGATCATCCACTCCACCGCCTTCCGGCGGCTCATGTACAAGACCCAGGTGTTCGTCTACGACGAGGGCGACCACTACCGCACCCGTCTCACCCATTCCCTTGAAGTGGCCCAGGTGGCCCGCAGCGTGGCCCGGGTGCTGTCTTTAAGCGAACCCCTCACGGAGGCCATCGCCCTCGCCCATGACCTGGGCCACACACCCTTCGGCCACGCGGGCCAAGAAGCCCTGAACGCTGTCATGGCGCCCTTTGGGGGCTTCGAGCACAACCTCCAGTCCCTGCGGGTGGTGGACCTCCTGGAGGAGCGCTACGCGGATTTTCCGGGCCTGAACCTTACCTTCGAAGCGCGGGAAGGCATCCTCAAGCACTGCTCCCTCAAGAACGCCCGGGAACTGGGGGATGTAGGACAACGATTCATCGAGCGCACCCAACCCTCCCTGGAAGCCCAGCTCGTAGACGTGGCTGATCTCATCGCCTACAACAACCACGACGTAGACGACGGCTTGCGCTCCGGGCTCATCACCCTGGATGAGCTGCGGGGCATCTCCCTGTTCCATGAGCACTCGGGCACGGTGCTCAAGGCTCACCCGGACTTGCCCTTGCGCCGCCTCATCCACGAGACCGTGCGGCGGATGATGAACGCGCTCATCACGGACCTGATCGCCGAGAGCCGGCGGCGCATCGCCGACGCCGCACCGGGCAGCATCGATGACGTGCGGACCGCGGGGAAGGTGCTCATCGGCTTCAGCCCGGACATGGAGCAGCGCAGCACCGAGCTGCACCGCTTCCTGCGCAAGTGCCTCTACGAGCATGCGCGGGTTAAGGAGATGACAGACAGTGCTGCCCGCATGGTGCAGGGGCTGTTCAAAGCTTACTTCGAGGACATCTCCTGCATGCCGGCGGAGTTCACGGCGCGAGCGGAGCAGGAAGAGAAAGGGAAAGGCCCCTCAGGGCGGGCCCGGATCGTGGCGGACTATATTGCGGGGATGACGGATAGATTCGCGACTAGGGAGTACCAGCGGCACCTGGCTGCCCAGGATTAG
- the pyrF gene encoding orotidine-5'-phosphate decarboxylase, with amino-acid sequence MPSTNPVPRRERLIVALDVPDAKSAREFVTQLGDSAVFYKIGLELFMAGGYFELLDWLIKQDKRVFVDLKFFDIPATVQAAVKQLSGMGATFCTVHGNQSIMEAAAEVKGKLKVLAVTVLTSLDRGDLDDLGFQCDVEKLVLSRAKRALEAGCDGVVSSGLEASRLREFIDHRLLVVTPGIRPVENRPDDDQKRAVTVEMAFQNGADYIVVGRPIRKAADPRAAAEAIQESIAKIFPASK; translated from the coding sequence ATGCCCTCCACCAACCCTGTCCCCCGCCGCGAGCGGCTGATCGTCGCCCTGGACGTGCCGGACGCGAAGAGCGCCCGCGAGTTCGTGACCCAGCTCGGCGATTCCGCGGTGTTCTACAAGATCGGCCTCGAGCTCTTCATGGCCGGCGGCTACTTCGAGCTCTTGGACTGGCTCATCAAGCAGGACAAGCGGGTGTTCGTGGATCTCAAGTTCTTCGACATCCCGGCCACGGTGCAGGCGGCGGTGAAGCAGCTCTCCGGCATGGGCGCCACCTTCTGCACGGTGCACGGCAACCAGTCCATCATGGAGGCCGCCGCCGAGGTGAAGGGCAAGCTCAAGGTGCTGGCGGTGACGGTGCTGACGAGCCTGGACCGGGGCGACCTGGACGACCTGGGCTTCCAGTGCGACGTGGAGAAGCTGGTGCTCTCCCGCGCCAAGCGCGCGCTGGAGGCGGGCTGCGACGGCGTGGTGTCCTCGGGCCTGGAGGCCTCGAGGCTGCGGGAGTTCATCGACCATCGCCTCCTGGTGGTGACACCGGGCATCCGCCCGGTGGAGAACCGGCCGGACGACGACCAGAAGCGCGCGGTGACGGTGGAGATGGCGTTCCAGAACGGCGCCGACTACATCGTGGTGGGCCGGCCCATCCGCAAGGCGGCGGATCCGCGCGCCGCGGCGGAAGCGATCCAGGAAAGCATCGCGAAGATATTCCCGGCTTCCAAGTGA
- a CDS encoding type 4a pilus biogenesis protein PilO — translation MALDLNALKNFDINQLRSLDPKNMGSWPLPIRILVLIGIYGGVLIAGYYFLISDQVTNRAKLVASEASLKAQFESKALQAANLDTYKQQLDDMQKSFGTMLRQLPGKTELPSILQDISQAAQVDGLKQDLFRPGNEATRDFYAEKPIDLQVDGGFHDFGKFVSDVAALPRIVTLHNIVIKPAAGAGGSDNLTMTLTAKTYRYMEDDEQQAAKPKAKAAKKPAGKDKGGEG, via the coding sequence ATGGCCCTCGACCTGAACGCCCTCAAGAACTTCGACATCAACCAGCTGCGCTCGCTGGACCCCAAGAACATGGGCAGCTGGCCGCTGCCCATCCGCATCCTGGTGCTCATCGGCATCTACGGCGGCGTGCTGATCGCCGGCTACTACTTCCTGATCTCCGACCAGGTCACCAACCGCGCCAAGCTGGTGGCCAGCGAAGCCTCGCTCAAGGCCCAGTTCGAGTCCAAGGCGCTGCAGGCCGCCAACCTCGACACCTACAAACAGCAGCTGGACGACATGCAGAAGTCCTTCGGCACCATGCTGCGCCAGTTGCCCGGCAAGACCGAGCTGCCCAGCATCCTGCAGGACATCTCGCAGGCCGCACAGGTGGACGGCCTCAAGCAGGACCTGTTCCGGCCCGGCAACGAGGCGACCCGCGATTTCTATGCCGAGAAACCCATCGACCTGCAGGTCGACGGCGGCTTCCACGACTTCGGCAAGTTCGTGAGCGACGTGGCGGCGCTGCCGCGCATCGTCACGCTGCACAACATCGTGATCAAGCCCGCCGCCGGAGCTGGCGGCAGCGACAACCTGACCATGACGCTCACCGCCAAGACCTACCGCTACATGGAAGACGACGAGCAGCAGGCAGCCAAGCCCAAGGCCAAGGCCGCCAAGAAGCCCGCCGGCAAGGACAAGGGGGGTGAAGGGTGA
- the aroB gene encoding 3-dehydroquinate synthase: protein MKTLLVQLAKRSYPIHIGGGLLAQGMLIRERLQKERLCIVTDDRVAPLYLEKLKAALKPLVVESVTLPHGEENKDWETLDLVFTALLKSGYGRDSALIALGGGVVGDLTGFAAACYQRGIPYVQVPTSLLAQVDSSVGGKTAINHRYGKNMVGAFHQPLVVVADTRTLETLEPRQLSAGLAEVIKYGLIKDSRFFEWLEANIQALMARDEEALDHAVVRSCEIKSAIVAADEREQGERALLNLGHTFGHAIETALGHGEWLHGEAVAVGLTMAAALSVRQGHFKQTEYRRLCRLLERAGLPIVPPDNLSPDEMRKHMSRDKKVVAGQLRLVLPKSIGQAVVTTEFDDAALEATLENEPV, encoded by the coding sequence ATGAAAACCCTCTTAGTTCAACTAGCCAAGCGCAGCTACCCGATCCACATCGGCGGCGGCCTCCTCGCCCAAGGCATGCTCATCCGCGAGCGCTTGCAGAAGGAACGCCTGTGCATCGTCACCGACGATCGGGTGGCGCCGCTGTACCTGGAAAAACTCAAGGCCGCCCTGAAGCCCCTGGTTGTCGAAAGCGTGACGCTGCCCCACGGCGAGGAGAACAAGGACTGGGAGACCCTGGACCTCGTCTTCACCGCCCTGCTCAAGAGCGGCTATGGGCGCGACAGCGCGCTCATCGCCCTGGGCGGCGGCGTGGTGGGAGACCTAACGGGCTTCGCCGCCGCCTGCTACCAGCGCGGCATCCCTTACGTGCAGGTCCCTACCAGCCTCCTGGCCCAGGTGGATTCCTCCGTGGGCGGCAAGACCGCCATCAACCATCGCTACGGCAAGAACATGGTCGGCGCCTTCCACCAGCCGCTGGTGGTAGTGGCGGATACACGCACGCTGGAGACGCTGGAGCCGAGGCAGCTCAGTGCGGGCCTGGCGGAAGTGATCAAGTACGGCCTCATCAAGGACAGCCGCTTCTTCGAGTGGCTGGAAGCGAACATCCAGGCGCTGATGGCGCGGGACGAGGAAGCGCTGGACCACGCGGTGGTGCGCTCCTGCGAGATCAAGTCCGCCATCGTGGCGGCGGACGAGCGCGAGCAAGGCGAACGTGCGTTGCTCAACCTGGGCCACACCTTCGGCCACGCCATCGAGACGGCGCTGGGCCACGGCGAGTGGCTGCATGGCGAGGCAGTGGCGGTGGGCCTCACCATGGCCGCCGCCCTCTCGGTGCGCCAGGGCCACTTCAAGCAGACCGAATACCGGCGCCTCTGCCGCCTGCTGGAGCGGGCCGGCCTGCCCATCGTGCCGCCGGACAACCTCTCCCCCGATGAGATGCGCAAGCACATGAGCCGGGACAAGAAGGTGGTGGCCGGCCAGCTGCGCCTGGTGCTGCCCAAGAGCATCGGCCAGGCGGTGGTGACCACCGAGTTCGACGACGCCGCACTCGAAGCCACGCTCGAGAACGAGCCCGTTTAA
- the hemE gene encoding uroporphyrinogen decarboxylase has product MTAPVLKNDLLLRALLREKTPRTPLWIMRQAGRYLPEYRETRARAGSFIKLMSTPELACEVTLQPLNRFPLDAAILFSDILTIPAAMGLGLHFVEGEGPAFEHPVRDAAAVAKLGVPDPETELRYVMDAVRLIRKDLGGRVPLIGFAGSPWTLATYMVEGGSSKDFSRIKQMMYRDPRTLQKLLELLTRAVTQYLNAQVAAGAQALMIFDTWGGTLTPPAYREFSLQYMSAIVQGLKRENEGRRVPVTLFTKGGGPWLEHMAESGCDALGIDWTQDLADARRRVGDKVALQGNLEPSALYAQPETVRDLVWKTLAAFGHHEGHVFNLGHGIHADTPPESVAALVKAVHDLSPAYHK; this is encoded by the coding sequence GTGACGGCGCCCGTCCTCAAGAACGACCTTCTCCTTCGCGCGCTGCTGCGCGAGAAGACCCCGCGCACGCCGCTCTGGATCATGCGCCAGGCGGGGCGTTACCTGCCGGAATACCGCGAGACGCGCGCCCGGGCCGGCAGCTTCATCAAGCTCATGAGCACGCCGGAACTGGCCTGCGAGGTCACGCTGCAGCCCTTGAACCGCTTCCCGCTGGACGCGGCCATCCTGTTCTCGGACATCCTGACCATCCCCGCGGCCATGGGCCTGGGGCTGCACTTCGTGGAGGGCGAGGGCCCTGCTTTCGAGCATCCGGTGCGGGACGCGGCGGCAGTGGCCAAGCTCGGCGTGCCGGACCCGGAGACGGAGCTGCGCTACGTGATGGATGCGGTGCGCCTCATCCGCAAGGACCTGGGCGGCCGCGTGCCGCTCATCGGGTTCGCCGGCAGCCCCTGGACGCTCGCCACCTACATGGTGGAAGGCGGCTCCAGCAAGGACTTTAGCCGCATCAAGCAGATGATGTACCGGGACCCGCGCACGCTGCAGAAGCTCTTGGAGTTGCTCACTCGCGCAGTGACCCAATATCTGAATGCCCAGGTGGCCGCCGGTGCCCAGGCGCTGATGATCTTCGACACCTGGGGCGGCACGCTCACGCCTCCCGCCTATCGCGAGTTTTCGCTGCAGTACATGAGCGCGATCGTGCAGGGCCTCAAGCGTGAGAACGAGGGCCGGCGCGTGCCGGTGACGCTCTTCACCAAGGGCGGCGGACCCTGGCTCGAACACATGGCCGAGAGCGGCTGCGATGCCTTAGGTATCGACTGGACGCAGGATCTCGCCGACGCGCGCCGCCGCGTGGGAGACAAGGTGGCGCTGCAGGGCAACCTGGAGCCTTCAGCCCTCTACGCGCAGCCCGAGACGGTGCGGGACCTGGTGTGGAAGACCCTGGCGGCCTTCGGCCACCATGAAGGGCATGTCTTCAACCTGGGGCATGGGATACATGCGGACACGCCGCCGGAGAGCGTGGCGGCACTGGTTAAAGCGGTACATGACCTGAGTCCTGCTTATCATAAATAA
- the aroK gene encoding shikimate kinase AroK: MTSRKVFLIGPMGAGKTAVGRELARLLGLEFLDADHEIERRTGADIALIFEKEGEAGFRRREREIIEELTQRDKVVLATGGGAVLDPANREVLKTRGFVIYLKASVDAQAARTGQSRNRPLLETQDREARLKALFEIRAPLYESLAEFTVETDSGQVKQISQRIITELERRGVASG, from the coding sequence TTGACGTCTAGGAAGGTATTCCTCATCGGCCCCATGGGGGCCGGCAAGACGGCGGTCGGCCGGGAGCTGGCACGGCTCCTCGGCCTCGAGTTCCTGGACGCGGACCATGAGATCGAGCGCCGCACCGGCGCGGATATCGCGCTGATCTTCGAGAAGGAAGGCGAAGCGGGCTTCCGCCGCCGCGAGCGCGAGATAATCGAAGAACTCACCCAGCGGGACAAGGTGGTGCTCGCCACCGGCGGTGGCGCGGTGCTGGATCCGGCCAACCGGGAGGTCCTGAAGACCCGCGGCTTCGTCATCTACCTGAAAGCTTCCGTGGACGCCCAGGCGGCCCGCACCGGCCAGAGCCGCAACCGGCCGCTGCTCGAGACCCAGGACCGCGAAGCCCGCCTGAAAGCACTCTTCGAGATACGGGCGCCCCTCTACGAAAGCCTCGCGGAATTCACCGTCGAGACCGACAGCGGCCAGGTGAAGCAGATAAGCCAGCGTATAATCACCGAGCTGGAACGGCGTGGGGTCGCTTCCGGCTGA
- a CDS encoding PilN domain-containing protein codes for MARINLLPWREERRKARQTQFNILAGVVAAAGAFSVFLMYLWMNEAISIQNERNAYMTDQIKLMDSKLDEIKDLQDTKQNLLARMQIIQQLQQSRPVVVHLFDQLVKTLPPGVYLSSVTESGANLTIEGSAESSARISTYLRNIDSSPFMGEPNLTVVQKDPVKSGAQKFTITAKVIDKAALAQKAAEAAAGKGGA; via the coding sequence ATGGCGCGCATAAACCTACTTCCCTGGCGCGAAGAGCGGCGCAAGGCCCGCCAGACGCAGTTCAACATCCTGGCCGGCGTGGTCGCCGCCGCCGGCGCGTTCAGCGTGTTCCTCATGTACCTCTGGATGAACGAGGCGATCTCGATCCAGAACGAGCGCAACGCGTACATGACCGACCAGATCAAGCTCATGGACAGCAAGCTGGATGAGATCAAGGACCTGCAGGACACCAAGCAGAACCTGCTGGCCCGCATGCAGATCATCCAGCAGCTGCAGCAGAGCCGTCCGGTGGTGGTGCACCTGTTCGACCAGCTGGTGAAGACCCTGCCGCCGGGCGTGTACCTGAGCAGCGTCACCGAGAGCGGCGCCAACCTCACCATCGAGGGCAGCGCCGAATCCAGCGCGCGCATCTCCACCTACCTGCGCAACATCGACTCCTCCCCGTTCATGGGTGAGCCCAACCTCACGGTGGTGCAGAAGGATCCCGTCAAGAGTGGCGCGCAGAAGTTCACCATCACCGCCAAGGTCATCGACAAGGCGGCTCTGGCGCAGAAGGCGGCCGAGGCCGCAGCCGGCAAGGGAGGTGCGTGA
- the pilQ gene encoding type IV pilus secretin PilQ yields MNTKTYTLHTALLAAALLVAGPAVAADAGHNQLQSINAAKLGGDRVQIALTLSGAPAQAPLSFTVNQPARIALDLPDTRLSLKDRKTDVQAGMVNSIVTAEAGGRSRVVINLTTLVPYTVKTDGNTVYVIVGANAADTAVASANISSFGPQATGMPAAAAPESKPAAVAAAPVPVPTPAVAPSQVAQAPASAPQQTVAPARAAAPSGGNVIANLDFRRGKDGSGEILVTLPNPGIIGNVHDQNGNVAVDFAGAKLPEELVRRMDVTDFATPVQFVDAQNTPTGAQLVIHSTGRFEKLAYQSDDTFSVELKPLTQVAQAQFEAKKQYGGQKISLNFQSIDVRAVLQILADASGKNIVVSDAVNGNITLRLQDVPWDQALDIIMHTKGLATREYGNVLMVGTASEISAQEQAEASAQQSLAQVEPLQSAFIQVNYAKAIDLQALVKGSGETGMLSKRGSVSVDARTNTLLVQDTADNISNIRAMVARLDVAVKQVLIESRVVIANNDFTRDLGARLGYSGSRTTSGSFMTTSGSLTGTDSQVGAFIDSNNAIANAINNGTNPPVPVGFTVPGIGDRLNVNLPSAPAAGSIAFSVLRGDSIIDLELSALQAEGQGEVVSAPRVLTADQKLAHIEQGVQIPYQQASASGATTTSFKNAVLSLDVTPQITPDSRINMDLEVHKDSVGQNVQSATGGSVPSIDTRDVKTTVLVNNGDTVVLGGIYETTQSIAVTKVPLLGDLPLLGWLFRNTQTKNDKDELLIFVTPKILDQSATAAIGQ; encoded by the coding sequence ATGAACACCAAGACATATACCCTGCACACCGCGCTCCTGGCGGCCGCGCTGCTCGTCGCCGGCCCCGCCGTCGCGGCCGATGCCGGCCACAACCAGCTGCAGAGCATCAACGCCGCCAAGCTCGGAGGCGACCGCGTGCAGATCGCGCTGACGCTCTCCGGCGCGCCGGCTCAGGCGCCGCTCTCCTTCACCGTGAACCAGCCGGCGCGCATCGCGCTCGACCTGCCGGACACGCGCCTGTCCCTCAAGGACCGCAAGACCGACGTGCAGGCGGGCATGGTCAACAGCATCGTGACCGCCGAGGCCGGCGGCCGCTCGCGGGTGGTGATCAACCTCACCACCCTGGTGCCCTACACCGTCAAGACCGACGGCAACACGGTCTACGTGATCGTCGGTGCCAACGCCGCCGACACCGCCGTCGCCAGCGCCAACATCTCGAGCTTCGGCCCGCAGGCCACCGGCATGCCGGCCGCCGCGGCGCCCGAGAGCAAGCCGGCCGCGGTGGCAGCGGCTCCGGTCCCGGTCCCCACTCCGGCTGTCGCACCGAGTCAGGTTGCGCAGGCGCCTGCCAGCGCGCCCCAGCAGACGGTCGCCCCGGCCCGTGCCGCGGCGCCTTCGGGCGGCAACGTGATCGCCAACCTCGACTTCCGCCGCGGCAAGGACGGCAGTGGCGAGATCCTGGTGACGCTGCCCAACCCCGGCATCATCGGCAACGTGCACGACCAGAACGGCAACGTGGCGGTGGATTTCGCCGGCGCCAAGCTGCCCGAGGAACTGGTGCGGCGCATGGACGTGACCGACTTCGCGACGCCCGTACAGTTCGTGGATGCGCAGAACACGCCCACCGGCGCCCAGCTCGTGATCCACTCCACCGGCCGCTTCGAGAAGCTGGCCTACCAGAGCGACGATACCTTCTCGGTCGAGCTCAAGCCCCTGACCCAGGTGGCCCAGGCCCAGTTCGAGGCCAAGAAGCAGTACGGCGGCCAGAAGATCAGCCTTAACTTCCAGAGCATCGACGTGCGCGCGGTGCTGCAGATCCTGGCGGACGCCAGTGGCAAGAACATCGTGGTGTCTGACGCGGTGAACGGCAACATCACCCTGCGCCTGCAGGACGTGCCGTGGGACCAGGCGCTCGACATCATCATGCACACCAAGGGCCTCGCCACCCGCGAGTACGGCAACGTGCTCATGGTCGGCACGGCCAGCGAGATCTCGGCGCAGGAGCAGGCTGAAGCCAGCGCCCAGCAGAGCCTGGCCCAGGTGGAACCGCTGCAGTCGGCATTCATCCAGGTGAACTACGCCAAGGCCATCGACCTGCAGGCCTTGGTGAAGGGCAGCGGCGAGACCGGCATGCTCTCCAAGCGCGGCAGCGTCTCGGTGGACGCCCGTACCAACACCCTGCTGGTGCAGGACACGGCCGACAACATCAGCAACATCCGCGCGATGGTGGCCCGCCTCGACGTGGCCGTGAAGCAGGTGCTGATCGAGTCGCGCGTGGTCATCGCCAACAACGACTTCACCCGCGACCTGGGCGCGCGCCTGGGCTACAGCGGCTCGCGCACCACCAGCGGCAGCTTCATGACCACGTCCGGCAGCCTGACGGGTACCGACAGCCAGGTGGGCGCGTTCATCGACAGCAACAATGCGATCGCGAACGCCATCAACAACGGCACCAACCCGCCGGTGCCTGTGGGCTTCACGGTGCCGGGCATCGGTGACCGGCTCAACGTGAACCTGCCGAGCGCGCCGGCCGCCGGCTCCATCGCCTTCTCGGTGCTGCGCGGCGACTCGATCATCGACCTCGAGCTCTCGGCCCTGCAGGCCGAGGGCCAGGGCGAGGTGGTGTCCGCGCCGCGTGTGCTCACCGCCGACCAGAAGCTGGCCCACATCGAACAGGGCGTGCAGATCCCCTACCAGCAGGCTTCCGCGAGCGGTGCCACCACCACCTCGTTCAAGAACGCGGTGCTGAGCCTGGACGTGACGCCGCAGATCACGCCTGACTCGCGCATCAACATGGATCTCGAGGTCCACAAGGACAGCGTGGGCCAGAACGTGCAGAGCGCCACAGGCGGCAGCGTGCCCTCCATCGATACCCGCGACGTCAAGACCACGGTGCTGGTCAACAACGGCGACACCGTGGTGCTGGGCGGCATCTACGAGACCACCCAGAGCATCGCGGTCACCAAGGTGCCGCTCCTGGGCGACCTGCCGCTGCTCGGCTGGCTGTTCCGCAATACCCAGACCAAGAACGACAAGGACGAGCTGCTGATCTTCGTGACACCCAAGATACTGGACCAGTCGGCCACGGCCGCCATCGGTCAGTGA
- a CDS encoding pilus assembly protein PilM, whose amino-acid sequence MLFRPSSPPLLGIDISTSSVKLIELAKQGGSYRVESFAAEPMPSNAITDKVIMDVDAAGDAVRKAVKHASPKSKYAAVALSGQVMTKTIQMPAKLSDKDLGEQIELQADQYISQPIEEVAFDYEIVGPSQSDPDLVDVLLVAARRESVDKLVSVLDIAGLTAKLVDVEAFALENACKLLTYQMMDEGLDRTIALVDFGAATTSFSVLHDRKIIYTYNSDFGGKQLTEEIMRHYGLTFEEAGKAKKEGGLPGNYKVEILDPFTDDMAQTVNRSLQFFLSSTSEYTHLDQIIVCGGCAGIPGAAERISEKMGTPAVIGNPFGQMKVSSRAKTQLVQSEASALLVACGLALRSFD is encoded by the coding sequence GTGCTGTTCAGGCCTTCGTCACCCCCCCTCTTGGGCATCGACATCAGCACCTCATCGGTGAAGCTCATCGAGCTCGCCAAGCAGGGCGGGTCCTATAGGGTGGAGAGTTTCGCGGCGGAACCGATGCCGTCCAATGCTATCACCGACAAGGTGATCATGGACGTGGACGCCGCCGGCGACGCCGTGCGCAAGGCCGTAAAACACGCCAGCCCCAAGTCCAAGTACGCCGCCGTGGCCCTCTCCGGCCAGGTCATGACCAAGACCATCCAGATGCCCGCCAAGCTCTCCGACAAGGACCTGGGCGAGCAGATCGAGCTGCAGGCCGATCAATACATATCGCAGCCCATCGAGGAAGTGGCCTTCGACTACGAGATCGTGGGCCCCTCACAAAGCGACCCGGATCTCGTGGACGTGCTGCTGGTGGCCGCCCGCCGCGAGAGCGTGGACAAGCTCGTGAGCGTGCTGGACATCGCCGGCCTCACGGCGAAGCTGGTGGACGTGGAGGCCTTCGCCCTCGAGAACGCCTGCAAGCTGCTCACCTACCAGATGATGGACGAGGGCCTGGACCGCACCATCGCGCTGGTCGACTTCGGCGCCGCCACCACGTCCTTCAGCGTGCTGCACGACCGCAAGATCATCTACACCTACAACAGCGACTTCGGCGGCAAGCAGCTGACCGAGGAGATCATGCGCCACTACGGCCTCACCTTCGAGGAGGCCGGCAAGGCGAAGAAAGAAGGCGGCCTGCCCGGCAACTACAAGGTCGAGATCCTCGATCCCTTCACCGACGACATGGCGCAGACCGTGAACCGCTCGCTGCAGTTCTTCCTCTCCTCCACCAGCGAGTACACCCACCTCGACCAGATCATCGTGTGCGGTGGCTGCGCGGGCATCCCCGGCGCGGCCGAACGCATCAGCGAGAAGATGGGCACGCCGGCCGTGATCGGCAACCCGTTCGGGCAGATGAAGGTGTCCTCGCGCGCCAAGACCCAGCTGGTCCAGAGCGAGGCCTCGGCACTGTTGGTAGCCTGCGGGCTCGCGCTGCGGAGCTTCGACTGA
- a CDS encoding pilus assembly protein PilP — translation MTRRSAKLAAGIAALALLAACGDRMGDLRQYTNDVKAKKGGRIEPIPQIKPFEVFTYADQDERSPFVPQAQGTNKSNVNSGTSTAGLHPDFNRNHEYLEQFPLDGLKMVGTLTLSGNLYALVKDSDNILHRVGLGNYMGQNYGKVISITDSGIKLREIVPDGQGGWSERVTDVTLSD, via the coding sequence GTGACGCGCCGCTCCGCCAAGCTCGCCGCCGGCATCGCCGCGCTCGCGCTGCTCGCCGCCTGCGGCGACCGCATGGGCGACCTGCGCCAGTACACCAACGACGTGAAAGCCAAGAAGGGCGGCCGCATCGAGCCGATCCCGCAGATCAAGCCGTTCGAGGTGTTCACCTACGCGGACCAGGACGAGCGCTCGCCGTTCGTGCCGCAGGCCCAGGGCACCAACAAGTCGAACGTGAACAGCGGCACTTCGACCGCCGGACTGCACCCGGACTTCAACCGCAACCACGAGTACCTGGAGCAGTTCCCGCTGGACGGCCTGAAGATGGTGGGCACGCTCACCCTGAGCGGCAACCTGTACGCCCTGGTCAAGGACAGCGACAACATCCTGCACCGCGTCGGCCTCGGCAACTACATGGGCCAGAACTACGGCAAGGTCATCAGCATCACCGATTCCGGCATCAAGCTGCGGGAGATCGTCCCGGACGGCCAGGGCGGCTGGTCGGAACGCGTCACCGACGTGACGCTCAGCGACTGA